Below is a genomic region from Ciona intestinalis unplaced genomic scaffold, KH HT001226.1, whole genome shotgun sequence.
AGAATTTCGCCAGTATTTAATGAGGTATGTAATGCAATATTACTTATATGTGTTTTTGAAAtggtcacttatttatccttcaTTCTAATTCAAGTCTTTATTTTTCATGTCCCATTTTCGCCGCATGAAATAAACAGCACtgtaagtaaattaatatgaaatttaaagatatttttgctACTAAATGCCTAATGCTATATTCTGTAATGTAATTATTGAAATAGACTACATAATACTATTtcaattacaataaaaatgacaCCAATTGTCACAGTATTTAGGTATACAAAGTTAATTACTGCTAAAACTTACTATTACCGGTACAAGTGAAGaatcccccccaccttatttgccaaccactaacccctataaccactaaccccttaaccatcaacccctaaaaccaccaacctctaacacttcccaTCAGCTATATTCTGTAACCCCCTAACcaaacactttccaccagcttattctgctatgtactggaggattcttcactattGCCCTAATTACCtgcaaatttatttgtaacccactaaaaaaacatttttagcatTTCTGGGGACCTGTAGCTAACTGGGGTATACCCATAGCTGCAATGGCAGATATGAAAAAAGATCCAGATATTATAAGTCCTCGTATGACTGCAGGTAATATAGGAAGTATTTTATGCTTgatttgttaaatattcttaCATTAGGTCTTTGAGCCTAATGTTATAGAATAAAcctgtatttaaaatgtatggaCACATTGAGACTTGTGTTATGTAGCCCTCCCTGCAGAGCGTGGCAGGTTCACGCGCGATTTTGTTTACACTCTATGATTACTCCGATGCacaccaattaattaaacaatgaaccaaaTTTGTATCAAATTAAGTGGGattcaaaaaacaacattctttataacacgagtgttcatacacttcatgccagcttactagttatcatttaccatgtatgttactttgtgggtgattaatagTATTCCTATGAGCAACTAgcttgtttgttttcttgaACGAAAAACCTTTTTCTTAAACGAATAAATCAGTTAGAAGACAAATTGGTTCAGGGCGAATATCATTACACTAATTATTGTTTTCGGTTCCAGCATTGTGTGTTTATTCTGCTTTGTTTATGAGATTTGCGTGGATGGTACAACCAAGAAATCATCTTTTGTTTGCTTGTC
It encodes:
- the LOC100175853 gene encoding mitochondrial pyruvate carrier 1-like encodes the protein MSRHARKFFEHVKSKEFRQYLMSTHFWGPVANWGIPIAAMADMKKDPDIISPRMTAALCVYSALFMRFAWMVQPRNHLLFACHITNETCQLIQLGRYFTLSGVTKKDAA